From a single Cnuibacter physcomitrellae genomic region:
- the cydD gene encoding thiol reductant ABC exporter subunit CydD — protein sequence MRPVDPRLLRYAAAARTFFALGGLAGLVQTVAIAAFAWSASALVVRAIGGASLAELAPLIAGLAAAIAVRFLATWWADANAAQAAARVKSQLRRAVVARITALGPAWLARRSSASVATTVGPGLDALDGYFSKYLPQLILTAVATPLLLAIVWWQDWLSGLIVTLTLPIIPVFMVLIGWATQSMQARQWERLTRLSSAFLDVVGGLSTLILYGRQHRQAQRIRSVSDEYRVQTIKVLRVSFLSGFALELAASLSVALVAVSIGVRLIDGDLGLGVGLFVLLLAPEVFLPLRSVGTQFHAAADGVAAADDVFAILEAPVAHDAAEPSVAAGSPAPRGSSVVLEGVRVVREGAALGTVDAVLPAGEVTAIAGPSGSGKSSLLAALVGFAPHEGRIVVAGRDASDDPAPRAWISWAGQRADLVEGDLLANVALGDEEPDAALARRCLDEAGAPELELTRSADAEGRGLSGGQSQRVAVARAAYRARRLDCAVVALDEPTSALDAVAESAVVRLARALADEGRAVVVVSHRAALLDSADSVVPVLAEPARPAPAGDGNPVAVVADESVEVV from the coding sequence GAGCTCGCCCCGCTGATAGCGGGCCTCGCGGCCGCCATCGCGGTGCGGTTCCTCGCCACCTGGTGGGCCGACGCCAACGCGGCCCAGGCGGCGGCGCGGGTCAAGAGCCAGCTGCGCCGCGCCGTCGTGGCCAGGATCACCGCCCTCGGCCCAGCCTGGCTCGCCCGGCGCAGCAGCGCCTCGGTGGCGACGACCGTCGGGCCCGGGCTCGACGCCCTCGACGGGTACTTCTCGAAGTACCTCCCCCAGCTCATCCTCACGGCCGTCGCGACACCGCTGCTCCTCGCGATCGTGTGGTGGCAGGACTGGCTGAGCGGCCTGATCGTGACCCTCACCCTGCCGATCATCCCGGTCTTCATGGTCCTCATCGGATGGGCGACCCAGTCGATGCAGGCCAGGCAGTGGGAGCGGCTGACGAGGCTCTCGAGCGCGTTCCTCGACGTGGTCGGCGGTCTCTCCACCCTCATCCTCTACGGACGGCAGCATCGCCAGGCGCAGCGCATCCGCTCGGTCAGCGACGAGTACCGCGTGCAGACGATAAAGGTGCTGCGGGTGTCGTTCCTCTCCGGGTTCGCGCTCGAGCTCGCGGCGAGCCTGTCGGTCGCCCTGGTCGCGGTCTCGATCGGGGTCCGGCTCATCGACGGCGACCTCGGGCTGGGGGTGGGGCTGTTCGTCCTGCTCCTCGCCCCCGAGGTCTTCCTCCCCCTGCGGAGCGTCGGCACGCAGTTCCACGCGGCGGCCGACGGGGTCGCCGCGGCCGACGACGTGTTCGCGATCCTGGAGGCTCCGGTGGCCCACGACGCGGCGGAACCCTCCGTCGCCGCCGGCTCGCCGGCTCCGCGCGGGTCGTCGGTCGTCCTCGAGGGGGTTCGCGTGGTCCGGGAGGGAGCCGCGCTCGGAACCGTCGACGCGGTGCTGCCCGCGGGAGAGGTGACCGCGATCGCGGGCCCGAGCGGGAGCGGCAAGTCCTCGCTCCTGGCGGCGCTCGTCGGGTTCGCGCCGCACGAGGGGCGCATCGTCGTCGCCGGTCGCGACGCGTCCGACGACCCGGCGCCCCGTGCGTGGATCAGCTGGGCCGGCCAGCGAGCCGACCTGGTGGAAGGCGACCTGCTGGCGAACGTGGCTCTGGGGGACGAGGAGCCGGATGCCGCGCTGGCCCGTCGCTGCCTCGATGAGGCGGGCGCCCCCGAGCTCGAGCTGACCAGGTCGGCGGACGCCGAGGGCCGGGGGCTCTCAGGGGGCCAGTCCCAGCGTGTGGCGGTGGCGCGAGCCGCGTACCGCGCACGACGTCTCGACTGCGCCGTGGTCGCCCTCGACGAGCCCACCTCCGCTCTCGACGCCGTCGCGGAGAGCGCGGTGGTGCGACTCGCGCGCGCTCTGGCCGACGAGGGCCGTGCAGTGGTCGTCGTCAGCCACCGGGCCGCCCTGCTCGACTCCGCCGACTCCGTCGTCCCGGTCCTCGCGGAGCCCGCCCGCCCGGCGCCGGCCGGTGACGGGAACCCGGTCGCCGTGGTCGCCGACGAGAGCGTGGAGGTGGTCTGA
- the leuS gene encoding leucine--tRNA ligase: MVIDNSPVSEGGKAAEETERWDPASLQAKWMPVWEEIKPFRTDVPGDTRPRKYVLDMFPYPSGDLHMGHAEAYALGDVIARYWRQQGFNVLHPVGWDSFGLPAENAAIKRGLDPRQWTYDNIDQQHQSFKKYASSFDWSRVLHTSDPEYYKWNQWLFLKMYEKGLAYRKASWVNWDPVDQTVLANEQVLPDGTSERSGAVVVKKKLTQWYFRITDYADRLLDDLKQLEGTWPSKVIAMQRNWIGRSVGADVDFVIEGRDEPVTVFTTRPDTLYGVTFMVVAPDSDLAIELAAGSTPEVQERFQTYLAEVQKTSETERQSADRPKTGMPLERWAINPVTKERIPIWAADYVLADYGHGAVMAVPAHDQRDLDFARAFDLPVRVVVDTNQPVTGVIPVIDLDNLDELPPLDPKSTGTALTGEGRLINSGPLDGLSKSNAIRRIIELLEQAGTGRPAKNYRLRDWLISRQRYWGTPIPIIHGEDGSEHPVPEDQLPVVLPPTEGLNLTPKGSSPLGAAEDWVNVPNPVDGTPARRDPDTMDTFVDSSWYFLRFLSPNDDTQPFDPKEVEKWAPVDQYVGGVTHAILHLLYARFITKVLFDLGYVPFTEPFSALLNQGMVLMDGSAMSKSKGNLVRLSDQLDEHGVDAVRLTMAFAGPPEDDIDWADVSPAGSAKFLARAWRLSGEVTSAPEVNWRDGDRALRKVTHRFLAEAPGLIEAFKFNVVVARIMELTNAARKAIDSGPGAGDPAVREAVETIALGLSLFAPYTAEDMWERLGYEPSVANYGWRKADPSLLTEDAVTAVIQVDGKVRDRVEVSPKIGAAELEALARTLPGVVRSVGDREIVTVVCRPPRLVNIVTKPLG; this comes from the coding sequence GTGGTCATCGACAACAGCCCCGTCAGCGAGGGCGGCAAGGCCGCCGAGGAGACCGAGCGCTGGGATCCGGCGAGCCTCCAGGCGAAGTGGATGCCGGTGTGGGAGGAGATCAAGCCCTTCCGCACCGACGTCCCCGGCGACACCCGCCCGCGCAAGTACGTGCTCGACATGTTCCCGTACCCCTCGGGCGACCTGCACATGGGTCACGCCGAGGCGTACGCCCTCGGCGACGTGATCGCCCGCTACTGGCGGCAGCAGGGCTTCAACGTGCTGCACCCCGTGGGATGGGACTCGTTCGGCCTGCCCGCCGAGAACGCCGCCATCAAGCGCGGCCTCGACCCGAGGCAGTGGACGTACGACAACATCGACCAGCAGCACCAGAGCTTCAAGAAGTACGCCAGCTCGTTCGACTGGAGCCGGGTGCTCCACACCTCCGACCCCGAGTACTACAAGTGGAACCAGTGGCTGTTCCTCAAGATGTACGAGAAGGGCCTGGCCTACCGCAAGGCGAGCTGGGTCAACTGGGACCCGGTGGACCAGACCGTGCTCGCGAACGAGCAGGTCCTGCCCGACGGCACCTCGGAGCGCTCCGGCGCCGTGGTGGTGAAGAAGAAGCTCACCCAGTGGTACTTCCGCATCACCGACTACGCCGACCGCCTGCTCGACGACCTCAAGCAGCTCGAGGGCACCTGGCCCTCGAAGGTCATCGCCATGCAGCGCAACTGGATCGGCCGGTCCGTCGGCGCCGACGTCGACTTCGTCATCGAGGGCCGCGACGAGCCCGTCACGGTCTTCACCACGCGTCCCGACACGCTCTACGGCGTGACGTTCATGGTGGTCGCCCCCGACTCCGACCTGGCCATCGAGCTGGCGGCGGGCTCGACCCCCGAGGTGCAGGAGCGCTTCCAGACCTACCTCGCCGAGGTGCAGAAGACGTCCGAGACCGAGCGCCAGAGCGCCGATCGGCCGAAGACCGGCATGCCGCTCGAGCGCTGGGCGATCAACCCGGTCACGAAGGAGCGCATCCCGATCTGGGCGGCCGACTACGTGCTCGCCGACTACGGACACGGCGCGGTCATGGCGGTCCCCGCCCACGACCAGCGCGACCTCGACTTCGCCCGGGCCTTCGACCTGCCCGTGCGCGTGGTGGTCGACACGAACCAGCCCGTCACCGGCGTCATCCCCGTCATCGACCTCGACAACCTCGACGAGCTGCCCCCGCTCGATCCCAAGTCGACCGGGACCGCGCTCACCGGCGAGGGGCGGCTGATCAACTCCGGGCCGCTCGACGGCCTGTCGAAGTCGAACGCCATCCGCCGCATCATCGAGCTGCTGGAGCAGGCGGGGACCGGGCGTCCGGCGAAGAACTACCGCCTTCGCGACTGGCTCATCTCGCGTCAGCGCTACTGGGGCACGCCCATCCCGATCATCCACGGGGAGGACGGCTCCGAGCATCCGGTGCCCGAGGACCAGCTCCCCGTCGTGCTGCCTCCCACGGAGGGCCTCAACCTCACGCCGAAGGGGTCGTCGCCCCTCGGCGCGGCCGAGGACTGGGTGAACGTGCCGAACCCCGTCGACGGGACCCCGGCCCGCCGCGACCCCGACACGATGGACACCTTCGTCGACAGCTCGTGGTACTTCCTCCGCTTCCTCTCGCCGAACGACGACACCCAGCCGTTCGACCCGAAGGAGGTCGAGAAGTGGGCCCCCGTCGACCAGTACGTCGGCGGCGTGACGCACGCGATCCTGCACCTGCTCTATGCGCGCTTCATTACCAAGGTCCTGTTCGACCTCGGCTACGTGCCCTTCACCGAGCCGTTCAGCGCGCTGCTCAACCAGGGCATGGTGCTGATGGACGGATCGGCGATGTCGAAGTCCAAGGGCAACCTGGTCCGGCTCTCCGACCAGCTCGACGAGCACGGCGTCGACGCCGTGCGCCTGACGATGGCGTTCGCCGGTCCGCCGGAGGACGACATCGACTGGGCCGACGTGTCGCCCGCGGGGTCGGCGAAGTTCCTCGCTCGCGCCTGGCGCCTGTCCGGCGAGGTCACGAGCGCGCCCGAGGTGAACTGGCGCGACGGCGACCGCGCGCTGCGCAAAGTGACGCACCGCTTCCTCGCGGAGGCTCCCGGTCTGATCGAGGCGTTCAAGTTCAACGTCGTGGTGGCCCGCATCATGGAGCTGACGAACGCCGCCCGCAAGGCCATCGACTCGGGCCCCGGCGCAGGCGACCCGGCCGTCCGCGAGGCCGTCGAGACCATCGCCCTGGGCCTCAGCCTCTTCGCGCCGTACACCGCCGAGGACATGTGGGAGCGACTGGGCTACGAGCCCTCGGTCGCCAACTACGGATGGCGCAAGGCCGACCCATCGCTCCTCACCGAGGACGCGGTGACGGCGGTGATCCAGGTCGACGGCAAGGTGCGCGACCGCGTCGAGGTCTCGCCGAAGATCGGCGCCGCCGAGCTCGAGGCCCTGGCCCGGACGCTCCCCGGAGTGGTGCGCTCCGTGGGCGATCGCGAGATCGTCACGGTCGTCTGCCGCCCGCCGCGTCTGGTCAACATCGTCACCAAGCCGCTCGGCTGA
- a CDS encoding L-fuconate dehydratase: protein MTTLTGVDVFDVRFPTSLSLDGSDAMNKDADYSAAYVVLRTDDDLRGYGFTFTIGRGNDVVTEMSRQRALPLIGRDVDEIVGDLGRVYRELASDSQLRWLGPEKGVEHLALAAVMNAVWDMAARRAGKPLWRLLADMTPEELVDVADLRYLSDALTREEALQILTDMAPTRAARIAELEHRGGYPCYTTSAGWLGYTDDKLRRLLQESVDEGYRHLKLKVGADLEDDIRRCGIAREVIGWDAHLMIDANQVWDVPQAIEWVNRLAEFKPLWIEEPTSPDDVLGHAAVRRAVAPIGVATGEHGMNRVLFKQMFQAEAIDYCQLDSARLASINEILAVYLMARKFDVPVCPHAGGVGLCELVQHLSIFDFVAVSGSLEGRVTEYVDHLHEHFTDPCIVVDGNYVLPSLPGYSAEMHAESIAEFSFPAGGYWATTRSGERPLESAGAGAQA, encoded by the coding sequence ATGACCACCCTCACCGGGGTCGACGTGTTCGACGTCCGCTTCCCCACCTCCCTCAGCCTCGACGGCTCGGACGCCATGAACAAGGACGCCGACTACTCGGCCGCCTACGTGGTCCTGAGGACGGACGACGACCTCCGCGGCTACGGGTTCACCTTCACGATCGGCCGTGGGAACGACGTGGTGACCGAGATGTCCCGCCAGCGGGCGCTGCCCCTGATCGGTCGCGACGTGGACGAGATCGTCGGCGACCTCGGGCGCGTCTACCGGGAGCTCGCGTCGGACTCCCAGCTGCGCTGGCTCGGACCGGAGAAGGGGGTGGAGCACCTCGCCCTGGCGGCCGTGATGAACGCCGTGTGGGACATGGCGGCCCGGCGCGCGGGCAAGCCGCTCTGGCGGCTGCTGGCCGACATGACCCCTGAGGAGCTCGTCGACGTCGCCGACCTCCGCTACCTCTCCGACGCCCTCACCCGCGAGGAGGCGCTCCAGATCCTCACCGACATGGCGCCCACCCGCGCCGCGCGCATCGCCGAGCTGGAGCATCGCGGCGGCTACCCCTGTTACACCACCAGCGCCGGCTGGCTGGGCTACACCGACGACAAGCTGCGCCGGCTGCTGCAGGAGTCGGTCGACGAGGGGTACCGGCATCTGAAGCTGAAGGTCGGAGCGGACCTCGAGGACGACATCCGACGCTGCGGGATCGCCCGCGAGGTCATCGGCTGGGATGCGCATCTCATGATCGACGCGAACCAGGTCTGGGACGTGCCCCAGGCCATCGAGTGGGTGAACCGCCTGGCCGAGTTCAAGCCGCTCTGGATCGAGGAGCCGACGAGCCCCGACGACGTGCTGGGCCACGCCGCGGTGCGCAGGGCCGTGGCCCCCATCGGCGTCGCCACCGGCGAGCACGGGATGAACCGGGTGCTGTTCAAGCAGATGTTCCAGGCCGAGGCGATCGACTACTGCCAGCTCGACTCGGCGCGCCTGGCGAGCATCAACGAGATCCTCGCGGTGTACCTCATGGCCAGGAAGTTCGACGTCCCGGTGTGCCCGCACGCGGGTGGCGTGGGGCTCTGCGAGCTCGTGCAGCACCTGTCGATCTTCGACTTCGTCGCCGTCTCCGGATCGCTGGAGGGGCGGGTGACCGAGTACGTCGACCACCTGCACGAGCACTTCACCGACCCCTGCATCGTGGTCGACGGCAACTACGTCCTGCCGTCCCTCCCGGGCTACTCCGCCGAGATGCACGCGGAGTCGATCGCGGAGTTCTCCTTCCCCGCCGGCGGCTACTGGGCCACGACTCGTTCCGGGGAACGGCCGCTCGAGTCGGCGGGCGCCGGCGCCCAGGCGTGA
- the cydC gene encoding thiol reductant ABC exporter subunit CydC translates to MQRSDVLRLAKPRGWRAAPGILLGLLSALCAVALLATSAYLITRAAEQPPILYLSAAMVGVRAFALGRAFFRYTERLASHDAAFRAMPELRVGLYERLVPRSPDGLGTTRRGDLLSRLVSDVDDQQDLPLRVVQPLLVSSLTAIASVVLVWLLLPAAGMTLLACLLVAAVVGTAVDSAVARGVQRGVAALRGEHLARLTQYLRSLDTLIAYGAAPAAERRLDEADRALTSAVRRRVAGASIASALTTLLAGAATLSAVLVGVPALGTGGFDGPALAVVVLVPLAVFEVFGMIPLALGSWRRVSASAQRIAQVVPDEIPAEIPRQEPSSAVTTLPEGRSIRLRGVSARWPGASEPAVSGIDLDVSAGECVLVTGSSGAGKTTLAHVLVRFLEHGGRYEIDGVDVRDLAPDDVRRLVGLCEQTPHLFDDDLRQNLLFAREDSDDADLLAVLDRVGLGEWTAERGGLDARVGERGSLVSGGQAQRIALARAMLADRPVLVLDEPTAGVDADRADALVADLVGAARASGRAVVLISHAPVDPALVDRALRL, encoded by the coding sequence GTGCAGCGATCCGACGTCCTCCGACTCGCCAAGCCCCGGGGCTGGCGCGCCGCGCCCGGCATCCTCCTCGGACTCCTGAGCGCCCTCTGCGCCGTCGCCCTCCTGGCCACCTCGGCCTACCTCATCACGCGTGCTGCGGAGCAGCCGCCGATCCTGTACCTCTCCGCCGCCATGGTAGGGGTCAGGGCCTTCGCGCTCGGGCGGGCCTTCTTCCGCTACACGGAGCGGCTCGCGAGCCATGACGCCGCCTTCCGAGCCATGCCCGAGCTGCGGGTGGGCCTCTACGAGCGCCTCGTCCCGCGCTCGCCCGACGGCCTCGGGACGACGCGGCGCGGCGACCTGCTCTCGCGGCTGGTGTCCGACGTCGACGACCAGCAGGACCTCCCGCTGCGGGTGGTGCAGCCGCTCCTCGTCTCCAGCCTGACGGCGATTGCGAGCGTCGTCCTCGTCTGGCTGCTGCTCCCCGCCGCGGGCATGACCCTCCTCGCCTGCCTCCTGGTGGCCGCGGTCGTCGGCACCGCGGTCGACTCCGCCGTCGCGCGCGGGGTGCAGCGGGGTGTGGCGGCCCTCCGCGGCGAGCACCTGGCCCGCCTCACGCAGTACCTCCGCTCGCTCGACACCCTCATCGCCTACGGGGCGGCTCCGGCCGCCGAACGCCGCCTGGACGAGGCGGACCGCGCGCTCACCTCGGCCGTCCGGCGCCGTGTCGCGGGCGCGAGCATCGCCTCCGCCCTCACCACCCTGCTCGCCGGGGCGGCGACGCTCTCCGCCGTCCTGGTGGGCGTCCCGGCGCTCGGCACGGGCGGGTTCGACGGGCCGGCGCTCGCCGTGGTGGTGCTCGTCCCGCTCGCCGTGTTCGAGGTGTTCGGCATGATCCCGCTCGCGCTCGGATCCTGGCGGCGGGTCTCGGCGTCGGCGCAGCGCATCGCGCAGGTGGTGCCCGACGAGATCCCCGCGGAGATCCCTCGGCAGGAGCCGTCGAGCGCTGTCACGACCCTGCCGGAGGGCCGCAGCATCCGTCTGCGCGGGGTGTCCGCGCGCTGGCCGGGCGCGTCGGAGCCCGCCGTCTCCGGCATCGACCTCGACGTCTCCGCGGGGGAGTGCGTGCTCGTCACCGGCTCGAGCGGAGCCGGCAAGACGACGCTGGCGCACGTCCTGGTCCGCTTCCTCGAGCACGGCGGACGCTACGAGATCGACGGCGTCGACGTGCGCGACCTCGCTCCGGACGACGTGCGCCGCCTGGTGGGGCTGTGCGAGCAGACGCCGCACCTGTTCGACGACGACCTGCGGCAGAACCTCCTGTTCGCCCGCGAGGACAGCGACGACGCCGACCTCTTGGCCGTGCTCGACCGGGTGGGCCTGGGGGAGTGGACGGCCGAGCGCGGCGGTCTCGACGCCCGGGTCGGGGAGAGGGGATCGCTCGTCTCCGGAGGGCAGGCGCAGCGGATCGCGCTCGCCCGAGCGATGCTCGCCGACAGGCCCGTCCTCGTGCTCGACGAACCCACGGCCGGGGTCGACGCGGATCGCGCCGACGCCCTGGTGGCCGACCTGGTCGGAGCCGCCCGCGCATCCGGACGGGCCGTGGTGCTCATCTCCCACGCCCCCGTCGACCCCGCTCTCGTCGACCGGGCCCTCCGGCTTTAG